From one Perca flavescens isolate YP-PL-M2 chromosome 4, PFLA_1.0, whole genome shotgun sequence genomic stretch:
- the drd5a gene encoding D(1B) dopamine receptor has translation MENPAKHLSSVQGIDSVPAPLGEIMWNSTETEATNDQRKDMVVRTVTGCLLSLLILWTLLGNILVCSAVLRFRHLRTKVTNIFIVSLALSDLFVAVLVMPWKAVAEVAGYWPFGTFCNVWVAFDIMCSTASILNLCIISVDRYWAISSPFRYERKMTQRVAFVMISITWTLSVLISFIPVQLNWHKASGDDMAGTHNSSTSWQIEENCDSSLSREYAISSSLISFYIPVAIMIVTYTRIYRIAQIQIRRIASLERAAEHAQSCRSNRIECQHHKTLKTSIKRETKVFKTLSVIMGVFVFCWLPFFVLNCIVPFCDRPATDADAGLPCVSETTFDVFVWFGWTNSSLNPIIYAFNAEFRKAFASLLGCRNFCSTPVETVNISNELVSYNQDTLMHKDIANTYVNMIPNAVECIENEETFDRISQFSHNNENATDSVCDLEDCEANISLDRMSPFTPNGLH, from the coding sequence ATGGAGAACCCAGCCAAGCATCTCTCATCGGTGCAGGGGATTGACTCTGTGCCGGCACCCCTCGGAGAGATTATGTGGAACAGCACAGAAACAGAGGCAACAAATGACCAGAGGAAGGATATGGTGGTGCGTACGGTGACGGGCTGTCTGCTGTCCCTGCTCATCCTATGGACCCTGTTGGGAAACATCCTGGTCTGCTCCGCGGTGCTGCGCTTTCGACATCTGCGGACCAAAGTCACCAACATTTTCATCGTCTCCCTGGCTTTATCGGATTTATTCGTCGCCGTCCTGGTGATGCCCTGGAAAGCTGTGGCAGAGGTGGCGGGGTACTGGCCATTTGGCACTTTCTGTAACGTCTGGGTAGCTTTTGACATTATGTGCTCCACCGCCTCCATCCTCAACCTCTGCATTATCAGCGTGGATAGATACTGGGCCATCTCGAGCCCCTTCCGCTACGAGAGGAAAATGACCCAGCGAGTTGCCTTTGTTATGATAAGCATCACTTGGACGTTGTCTGTGCTCATTTCATTCATACCGGTCCAACTAAACTGGCACAAAGCCAGCGGTGACGACATGGCTGGGACGCACAACTCTTCCACGAGTTGGCAGATAGAGGAAAACTGTGACTCCAGCCTGAGCAGAGAGTATGCTATATCATCCTCTTTGATAAGTTTCTATATCCCCGTGGCAATTATGATTGTGACGTACACCAGAATATACCGGATTGCACAAATACAAATTAGAAGAATAGCCTCCCTGGAGAGGGCGGCAGAACATGCGCAAAGTTGCAGGTCAAACAGAATAGAGTGCCAACACCACAAAACCTTGAAAACGTCAATTAAACGAGAAACCAAAGTGTTTAAAACTCTGTCGGTGATTAtgggtgtatttgtgttttgctGGTTACCTTTTTTCGTCCTAAACTGTATCGTCCCGTTCTGCGACAGACCGGCCACAGACGCGGACGCGGGTCTGCCTTGCGTCAGCGAGACGACTTTCGACGTCTTCGTGTGGTTCGGCTGGACCAACTCCTCCCTCAACCCCATCATTTACGCCTTCAACGCCGAGTTCAGGAAGGCCTTCGCCAGCCTCTTGGGCTGTCGCAATTTCTGCTCCACACCAGTGGAAACTGTTAACATCAGCAACGAGCTGGTCTCCTATAATCAAGACACCCTAATGCACAAGGATATCGCGAACACATATGTCAACATGATCCCCAACGCGGTTGAATGTATTGAGAATGAAGAGACTTTTGACAGAATTTCACAGTTTTCTCACAACAATGAAAACGCCACCGACTCGGTTTGTGACTTGGAGGACTGCGAAGCAAACATCAGTCTTGACAGGATGTCACCATTCACACCTAATGGATTACATTGA